One genomic window of Pungitius pungitius chromosome 11, fPunPun2.1, whole genome shotgun sequence includes the following:
- the stmn2a gene encoding stathmin-2a, whose amino-acid sequence MSKTATAYKEKMKELSVFSLICSCFYPEAHNKPACEFEDMEVKAINKRASGQAFEVILKPLSPVSDVAHNLPTPPKRDISLEDIEKKLEAAEDRRKYQEAQVLRALAEKRDHEREVLIKAMEENSNFSKMAEEKLQMKMEQIKENREAHLAAMIERLQEKERHAALVRKNKELREELTA is encoded by the exons ATGTCCAAAACAGCAACCG CATAtaaagagaagatgaaggagcTGTCCGTCTTCTCGCTCATCTGCTCCTGTTTCTACCCAGAGGCACACAACAAGCCTGCTTGTGAGTTTGAAG ACATGGAGGTGAAGGCTATAAACAAGCGAGCCTCTGGCCAGGCCTTCGAGGTGATCCTCAAGCCTCTGTCTCCAGTGTCAGATGTGGCCCACAACCTGCCCACTCCCCCAAAGAGGGATATCTCCTTGGAGGACATTGAGAAGAAACTGGAAGCTGCAGAAGACCGGAGGaag TATCAAGAGGCCCAGGTGCTGAGGGCTTTGGCAGAAAAACGAGACCATGAGAGGGAAGTGTTGATAAAGGCCATGGAAGAGAACAGCAACTTCAGCAAGATGGCCGAGGAGAAGCTCCAGATGAAGATGGAGCAGATCAAGGAGAACCGTGAGGCCCATCTGGCAGCCATGATTGAGCGTCTGCAGGAGAAG gagAGACATGCAGCTTTGGTGCGCAAGAACAAAGAGCTGAGGGAAGAGCTGACAGCATGA